One stretch of Arachis duranensis cultivar V14167 chromosome 1, aradu.V14167.gnm2.J7QH, whole genome shotgun sequence DNA includes these proteins:
- the LOC107459385 gene encoding AUGMIN subunit 8, protein MDVHESDQALRKLRAVETRRQPLVLAEKFNALATRLPATREVSSRYKSPSPASPTSTPRRCPSPTLSRTTPASPKPLPKRPVSAERKRPTTPSSPRSPSTPVSDSSVDVHLSSRQAAGSRFPETLWPSTMRSLSVSFQSDTISIPVSKKEKEKPVTSPSDRTLRPASNVAHKKAETPRKATPERIRSPLKGKNTTDQSENSKPVDGLHSRLIDQHRWPSRVGGKVLPSSLNRNIDHADTTIRKLSTPISETGVSSLRRLSLSSEVSASGTSMPSLRRLSLPGETSKPVQKGSNDAGRLSLLGESGRTGSQMKSTDDRLQLLRSLRPVSTTPADKTGLSTAGVRSLSLSRPASPVKTSVISSPGSRGLSPSRSRPSTPVTPFSRGLSPSQIRPNSPTSPSDNSTSVMSFIADFKKGKKSAAFIEDAHQLRLMYNRYLQWRFVNARAEDALYIQNLTVERTLYDVWSTTLSMWESIIRKRINLQQLRLELKLNSILNDQMTYLDDWAALESDHVDAVSGAIEDFEASTLRLPVTGGAKADIEHLKVAICSAVDVMQAMGSAICPSLSRVEAMNNLISEVAIVSAQEKALLDECEALLTFAAAMQVEENSLRTHLMQIKQVLEVNK, encoded by the exons ATGGATGTACATGAATCAGATCAAGCATTACGGAAACTCCGAGCTGTGGAGACTCGAAGACAACCCTTGGTTCTAGCTGAAAAGTTCAATGCACTCGCTACCAGGCTTCCAGCAACAAGGGAAGTTAGTTCAAGGTATAAATCACCTTCTCCAGCATCCCCAACTTCTACTCCCCGGCGATGCCCATCTCCAACCCTCTCAAGAACTACTCCTGCATCACCCAAACCGTTACCAAAGAGGCCTGTCTCAGCAGAGAGGAAGAGGCCGACTACTCCCTCTTCCCCACGCAGTCCTTCCACACCGGTCAGTGACTCATCTGTAGATGTACATTTATCATCCAGACAGGCAGCTGGTAGCCGTTTTCCAGAGACCCTATGGCCTTCTACAATGCGAAGCTTGAGTGTTTCTTTCCAGTCTGATACCATTTCGATACCTGtcagcaagaaagaaaaagagaagccgGTTACTAGCCCTTCTGATCGTACATTGAGGCCTGCTTCCAATGTGGCTCACAAGAAGGCTGAAACTCCTCGAAAGGCTACTCCTGAGAGAATTAGGAGCCCTCTTAAAGGGAAGAATACCACTGATCAATCAGAGAATTCAAAACCAGTTGATGGTCTGCATTCTCGATTGATAGATCAGCATCGGTGGCCAAGTAGAGTAGGTGGGAAGGTATTGCCTAGTTCATTAAACCGAAATATAGATCATGCTGATACCACGATAAGAAAGTTGAGCACTCCAATTTCAGAAACTGGTGTATCATCGCTGAGAAGATTGTCTTTATCGAGTGAAGTTTCGGCCTCGGGAACTAGCATGCCTTCGCTGAGAAGATTGTCTCTACCAGGCGAAACAAGTAAGCCCGTGCAAAAAGGTTCTAATGATGCTGGAAGGCTGTCATTGCTTGGTGAAAGCGGAAGGACAGGAAGCCAGATGAAATCAACTGATGACCGCCTCCAGTTATTAAGATCACTTAGACCCGTTTCTACAACTCCGGCAGATAAAACAGGATTGTCAACTGCTGGAGTCAGATCTCTGTCCTTGTCGCGTCCTGCCTCACCCGTTAAGACATCGGTGATATCCTCTCCTGGTTCAAGAGGTCTCAGTCCATCTCGGTCGAGGCCATCAACTCCTGTAACTCCTTTTTCTAGAGGGCTTAGTCCATCTCAAATTAGGCCAAACAGTCCTACCAGTCCATCTGACAATTCAACTTCAGTTATGAGCTTTATTGCTGAttttaaaaaagggaaaaagagtgcagccttcatagaagatgcTCACCAGTTACGACTTATGTACAACAGATACCTGCAATGGAGATTTGTCAATGCAAGAGCAGAGGATGCACTTTACATCCAAAATTTAACTGTGGAG AGAACTTTGTATGATGTATGGAGCACTACTTTGTCTATGTGGGAATCAATTATTAGGAAGAGGATCAATCTCCAGCAGCTGCGGCTCGAGCTCAAGCTGAATTCTATTTTGAATGATCAA ATGACCTACCTTGATGATTGGGCTGCACTTGAAAGTGATCACGTTGATGCTGTATCTGGGGCTATAGAAGACTTCGAGGCAAGCACTCTTCGTCTTCCAGTGACTGGAGGGGCAAAG GCAGATATTGAGCATTTGAAAGTTGCTATCTGTTCAGCTGTTGATGTCATGCAAGCAATGGGATCTGCAATATGCCCTTCGCTTTCACGG GTGGAGGCcatgaataatttaatttctgAAGTTGCTATCGTATCAGCACAGGAAAAGGCCTTGCTTGATGAATGCGAAGCGCTACTAACATTTGCAGCAGCTATGCAG